The genomic window AATAAGAAAATACCAATTCAATATTTTTATCATGATTTTCTAACTTCTTCTGAATCTGAAGTATATCAACTTTAATTTCAGTTGTATCTAGAAGCATTTGTCTTACTTTCGTAAAAATCCTCATGATTTGAATGTTTGTCTGAATCGCTTTGTCGCTTTTTAGGATACTTGAAAGCATTAAAATTCCATGTTCAGTGAATGCAAAAGGAAATATTCGAGTTCCTCCCCAACTTGAGGTCACAATTTGTGACCTCAAGTTTTCAAATTCATTTTGAGACAACTCAAACATAAAATCATCAGGAAATCTTGAAATATTCCTTTTCACAGATTGTTTAAGAACTTTGGTTTCTATTCCATAAAGCAAAGCCAAATCACGATCAAGCATCACTTTTTGACCACGGATAAAATATATTTTATTAGAAATTGTTTCTTCAGCAAGTAAAGATTGATCTTTCATGAGTTTTTAATTTAACAAAACAAATGTAAGATTTTATTTATATTTACAAACAAGATTTAAACTGTTTTAGTTTTCCACGATTGGTTCTTTCTAAAACTGTTTTTCTAGTAAAAGTGAAGTTTAAATTGGGTTCTAAATACAAATTGATGGCTTCTTTTATTCTTTGAATTTGTTCTGAAACTAATTCTTTTTCAGCAACATATTCAATTTCAAAAGTATCAATTTTGTTTTGTTTGATGATAAATTCTTTTACATTTCCATCATCTTCAATTATGCTTTTGGTCACATAATAAAATGTCAAACCTGGAGATTTTTTACCACTTGGAAGAATTGCAACGTCATTGGTTCTTCCAATTAATTTTTTTAGAATTGGTTTTTGAGGCGTACTTTTTTCGTCTAAAATACCAATGTCGCCAATTTCATATCGAATAAATGGATTTGCTTTGTTGAATAAGGAAGTAATTACAATTTTTCCTTCCGTTCCATGTGGAACAAGATTATTGTTTTCATCTAAAATTTCTACAAAAAGTGTTTCAGCATTTACCTGCCATTCTCCTTGAGGATTTTCAAAAGCAATTAAATCTAGTTCAGAAGCGCCATATTCGCTGATAATTGGAATTTCAAATTGTTTTTCCAACAGTTTTTTATCTGTTTCAAAAAGCATTTCGGAGGTTACGAAACAAGCTTTTAAAGTTGGACAAATTTCTTTTAAAATGATATTTTTCTGTTCTAAATATTTGGCAAATAATACAATAGAACTGGTATAACCGTTAATGTAATCGAATTTTTTGGTTTTGAATTTTTTTAGGAATTTCTCCAAAACTTCATCAGATAAATCAAAAACAGGAAAACGAAAACGATGCGTCAGGAAATCTTTGAAACGTTCTTTTTGGTATCCAATAAAATCCATCGGAATACCATAAAAACGTGCTTGATACGAATGATTAAAATCTATCCCAAACCAGCCAAAACGCATAATATTTGAAGCCCATGTTAAGGCGTGCGAAGATTTGTCTTTTGCAAAAACAAAAGGAGTTCCGCTGGATCCAGATGTTTTGTTGAGGTAAACTGATTTTTTAGAATAGCCTTTTGAAAGTCTTTCTTCCAGAGGTTTTTGTAGATTTTGTTTGTTTAAAACTGGAAGACTTTCCCAATTTTGTGCGGTTGCATTTCCAGCCAATTCTTTGTAAAAAGAATTCTTTTTAAGATGAAAATCAACAATTTCTGCTTTTTTGTTTTGAAGAAACGAAGCATATTCTTCTTCTGAAAAATGAACAATTTTATCCAATTCAGCTTTGGCTTCCTTAATTGGAAAACCATTTAGCTTGAGTGAAAGATCAAAAAGGCGAATCATTTTTCGGGATAATTTTCGTCAAAAATAGTATTTACCAATTACTAACAATCAAGAATCACGAAGTTTTTGAGATTTAATTATTTTTTACGTTCAAAAGCAATTATTTTTGCACCACAACTAAAATACAACAACACCATGACAATTTTACTATTGGGATCAGGCGGA from Flavobacterium sp. KACC 22763 includes these protein-coding regions:
- a CDS encoding ORF6N domain-containing protein, with product MKDQSLLAEETISNKIYFIRGQKVMLDRDLALLYGIETKVLKQSVKRNISRFPDDFMFELSQNEFENLRSQIVTSSWGGTRIFPFAFTEHGILMLSSILKSDKAIQTNIQIMRIFTKVRQMLLDTTEIKVDILQIQKKLENHDKNIELVFSYLDELTEKKENESERAKIGYKK
- a CDS encoding phenylacetate--CoA ligase family protein — its product is MIRLFDLSLKLNGFPIKEAKAELDKIVHFSEEEYASFLQNKKAEIVDFHLKKNSFYKELAGNATAQNWESLPVLNKQNLQKPLEERLSKGYSKKSVYLNKTSGSSGTPFVFAKDKSSHALTWASNIMRFGWFGIDFNHSYQARFYGIPMDFIGYQKERFKDFLTHRFRFPVFDLSDEVLEKFLKKFKTKKFDYINGYTSSIVLFAKYLEQKNIILKEICPTLKACFVTSEMLFETDKKLLEKQFEIPIISEYGASELDLIAFENPQGEWQVNAETLFVEILDENNNLVPHGTEGKIVITSLFNKANPFIRYEIGDIGILDEKSTPQKPILKKLIGRTNDVAILPSGKKSPGLTFYYVTKSIIEDDGNVKEFIIKQNKIDTFEIEYVAEKELVSEQIQRIKEAINLYLEPNLNFTFTRKTVLERTNRGKLKQFKSCL